The following coding sequences lie in one Sphingomonas sp. M1-B02 genomic window:
- a CDS encoding isocitrate lyase/PEP mutase family protein: MPDQFHAFAALHVPGDPLILFNVWDAGSAVVAARAGAKAVATGSASVATAHGFSDAEALPIDLALANAERVRRAVSVPVSIDFEGGYAVDPEALGENMARLQATGAIGCNFEDQVIGGAGMHGLAAQARRIAAIRRAVGTDFFVNARTDIFLQAKPGTHDTAMADAAIERGRAYTDAGASGFFVPGLADLRLLERICAAVPLPVNFMAFPGAPAARDVAATGVARISHGPFPHLLALKAFEDAARVAFGD, encoded by the coding sequence ATGCCCGATCAGTTCCACGCCTTCGCCGCGCTCCATGTGCCCGGCGATCCGCTGATCTTGTTCAACGTATGGGATGCGGGCAGCGCGGTCGTGGCCGCACGTGCCGGCGCCAAAGCGGTGGCGACGGGGAGTGCCTCGGTAGCGACCGCGCATGGCTTTAGCGACGCCGAGGCGTTGCCGATCGACCTGGCGCTGGCCAATGCCGAGCGAGTGAGGCGCGCGGTTTCGGTGCCGGTCTCGATCGACTTCGAAGGCGGCTATGCGGTCGATCCTGAGGCGCTGGGGGAGAATATGGCGCGGCTGCAGGCGACGGGGGCGATCGGGTGCAATTTCGAGGATCAGGTGATCGGCGGCGCGGGCATGCATGGCCTCGCCGCCCAGGCTCGTCGCATCGCCGCCATCCGGCGCGCGGTGGGGACGGATTTCTTCGTCAACGCGCGGACCGACATCTTCCTGCAGGCCAAGCCCGGGACGCATGACACAGCGATGGCCGATGCCGCGATCGAACGAGGGCGTGCCTATACAGATGCGGGGGCGAGCGGCTTCTTCGTGCCGGGGCTGGCGGATTTGCGGCTGCTCGAGCGCATTTGCGCGGCGGTGCCGTTGCCGGTGAATTTCATGGCCTTTCCGGGGGCGCCTGCCGCTCGGGATGTCGCGGCAACCGGGGTTGCGCGAATCAGCCATGGGCCTTTTCCGCATTTGCTGGCGCTGAAGGCGTTCGAGGATGCGGCTCGGGTGGCGTTTGGGGACTGA
- a CDS encoding LytR/AlgR family response regulator transcription factor: MTIRTILVDDEPLAIQGLELRLAEYEDVEIIDKCSNGREAIRAIKTHKPDLVFLDIQMPGFDGFSVVQGLMEVEPPLFVFVTAYSDHAIRAFEAQAMDYLMKPVEPSRLADTLDRVRQRLTEKRGVEEVEKLKEVLAEVAPDAADEMAAADGGEMAANRFEKLINIKDRGQIFRVDVDTIERIDAAGDYMCIYTGDNTLILRETMKDLEKRLDPRRFQRVHRSTIVNLDLVRQVKPHTNGECFLVLNSGASVKVSRSYRDVVARFVH; this comes from the coding sequence ATGACCATCCGAACCATCCTCGTCGACGACGAACCCCTTGCCATTCAGGGGCTCGAACTCCGCCTCGCCGAATATGAGGACGTCGAGATCATCGACAAATGCTCCAACGGCCGCGAGGCGATCCGCGCGATCAAGACCCACAAGCCCGACCTGGTCTTCCTCGACATCCAGATGCCCGGCTTCGACGGATTTTCGGTCGTCCAGGGGCTGATGGAAGTCGAGCCGCCGCTCTTCGTGTTCGTTACGGCCTATTCGGACCATGCGATCCGCGCCTTCGAAGCGCAGGCGATGGACTATCTGATGAAGCCGGTCGAGCCGAGCCGCCTCGCCGACACGCTCGATCGCGTCCGCCAGCGGCTGACCGAAAAGCGCGGCGTGGAGGAAGTCGAGAAACTGAAGGAAGTGCTGGCCGAGGTCGCCCCCGACGCGGCCGACGAGATGGCAGCGGCAGACGGCGGCGAGATGGCGGCGAACCGCTTCGAGAAGCTCATCAACATCAAGGATCGCGGCCAGATCTTCCGCGTCGACGTCGACACGATCGAGCGGATCGACGCCGCGGGCGACTATATGTGCATCTATACCGGCGACAATACGCTGATCCTGCGCGAGACCATGAAGGATCTGGAAAAGCGCCTCGATCCGCGCCGCTTCCAGCGCGTCCACCGCTCGACGATCGTCAATCTGGACCTGGTTCGGCAGGTGAAGCCGCACACCAACGGCGAATGCTTCCTCGTGCTGAACTCGGGCGCGTCGGTGAAGGTGAGCCGGTCGTACCGCGACGTTGTGGCGCGATTCGTCCACTGA
- a CDS encoding sensor histidine kinase produces the protein MPPTLKDPGLLSRPFFEDKGRAFWMLQAAGWSGYLLLRTVSSISNTMSVENIIVPIIESIVGYCLTLLLSALYGYYRRLPRITGILLTLATLAAATLIYAVLDAFTFSLIKAVEPGISLSLVLATLFLNFTVLAGWSALYFGINFYLIVEQQIDQMQILENQASSAQLAMLRYQLNPHFLFNTLNSISTLVLLKQTERANIMLSRLSSFLRYTLANQPTAHVTLAQEVETLQLYLEIEKMRFDERMRAHFDIDPRCAKARLPSLLLQPLVENAIKYAVTPQEEGADITVTARLAGERVQIAVSDTGPGLIESKPRPTLSTGVGLTNIRERLAQAFGPDHRFETRTNPGQGFSVEIEIPFQLEEPNREAA, from the coding sequence ATGCCGCCCACGTTGAAGGACCCCGGCCTGCTCTCGCGTCCCTTCTTCGAGGATAAGGGCCGCGCCTTCTGGATGCTGCAGGCGGCGGGGTGGAGCGGCTATCTGCTGCTGCGCACCGTCTCCAGCATCTCCAACACGATGTCGGTCGAGAATATCATCGTGCCGATCATCGAATCGATCGTCGGCTATTGCCTGACGCTGCTGCTCTCGGCGCTCTACGGCTATTATCGCAGGCTACCGCGGATCACCGGCATCCTACTGACGCTGGCGACGCTCGCCGCGGCGACGTTGATCTATGCGGTGCTCGACGCCTTCACCTTCTCGCTGATCAAGGCGGTCGAGCCGGGGATCAGCCTGAGCCTGGTGCTCGCCACCCTGTTCCTCAACTTCACCGTGCTCGCCGGCTGGTCGGCGCTCTATTTCGGGATCAATTTCTACCTGATCGTCGAGCAGCAGATCGATCAGATGCAGATCCTCGAGAACCAGGCATCGTCCGCACAACTGGCGATGCTGCGCTATCAGTTGAACCCCCATTTCCTGTTCAACACGCTCAACTCGATCTCGACGCTGGTGCTGCTCAAGCAGACCGAGCGGGCGAATATCATGCTCAGCCGCCTCTCCTCCTTCCTGCGTTATACGCTCGCCAACCAGCCGACCGCGCATGTGACACTGGCCCAGGAAGTCGAGACGTTGCAGCTCTATCTCGAGATCGAGAAGATGCGCTTCGATGAGCGGATGCGGGCGCATTTCGACATCGATCCGCGCTGCGCGAAGGCGCGATTGCCGTCGCTGCTGCTCCAGCCTTTGGTCGAAAACGCGATCAAATATGCGGTGACGCCGCAGGAAGAGGGCGCCGATATCACCGTCACCGCTCGGCTCGCCGGAGAACGGGTGCAGATCGCCGTATCGGATACCGGTCCTGGATTGATCGAAAGCAAACCAAGGCCGACCCTTTCAACCGGTGTGGGGCTCACCAACATAAGGGAGCGGCTGGCGCAGGCTTTCGGGCCCGACCACCGCTTCGAGACGCGTACGAACCCGGGGCAGGGGTTCAGCGTCGAGATCGAGATACCGTTCCAGCTCGAGGAACCCAACCGAGAGGCCGCATGA
- a CDS encoding TonB-dependent receptor: protein MRTKFFAGVAFAALMIPASAYAQSTGSIDFDNDAEIVVSGTRTNDGVNGIVVPDTSKAKGVLTSEFIQRQAPGQSINDVINQLPGVSFQNNDPFGSSGGTMTIRGFSADRISQTFDGVPLNDSGNYAIYSNQQLDPEVIEQVNVNLGTTDIDSPTASATGSTVNYRTRVPGQDFGVKLLGSVGDFEFFRIFGMVDTGEFTPFGTRAFFAASTARNVSPFNRRAQVEKQQYNGRIYQPLGSSGDFISLAGHYNENRNNFQGSVPLRTDTAAVTGARVVGPNSNNRFPISKDEREYDVPLCTINTVARAGVADVANGCGSIFDERFNPSNTGNIRGASRFTLAEGLVLAVDPSFQYVKANGGGTAVGQEVRRDVNGTGGNANCNTTPNGAAVSCQVGYIGGTPYFGRDLNGDGDLLDTVRVLAPSQTQTHRIGVISSVRYDLSPTQSVRLAYTYDRARHRQTGETGFLQLDGQPYDVFPVNNAVVDVNGNPPQKRDRLSFAILHKGAIQYNGRFFDETVRIEAGLSMPFFKRNLTNYCATSSAAGFVECFGPDTAGQAAYLATNPTQNVPGVGVFPTQGPQKRVFNYKKLLPSIGYTADISDRFSLFGNYSKGIQVPGTDNLYNSFYFPRSAEQANPEPETTDNFDTGVRYRSSAIQAQVSIWYTDYKNRLASAYDAELDRTIYRNLGRVKKSGIDGSIAYQPIRELNVYAFGSYLDSEIQQDVQIGRTSIASAFGPAGTAVFAPTAGKREAGAPVYTFGGGAQAILGPVELGFNVKRTGPRYVYDTNEPVRAIVAGTTYQVFGNKIPAYTLVDLNARIGLEWAGLNDTTFFQLNVLNAFDELWVGGVAGNLNQGPTFNTAGTITNYGSAPNSQIGYPRTFIGSLVVGF, encoded by the coding sequence ATGCGCACCAAGTTTTTCGCCGGCGTGGCTTTTGCCGCGCTCATGATTCCTGCGAGCGCCTACGCGCAGTCGACCGGCTCGATCGACTTCGATAACGACGCGGAAATCGTGGTTTCGGGAACCCGCACCAACGACGGCGTGAACGGCATTGTCGTTCCCGACACGTCGAAGGCGAAGGGCGTTCTCACTTCGGAGTTCATCCAGCGCCAGGCGCCGGGCCAGTCCATCAACGATGTGATCAACCAGCTTCCGGGTGTCAGCTTCCAGAATAACGATCCGTTCGGTTCCTCGGGCGGCACGATGACGATCCGCGGCTTTTCGGCAGACCGTATCAGCCAGACCTTCGACGGCGTACCCCTCAACGATTCGGGCAACTACGCGATCTATTCCAACCAGCAGCTCGATCCGGAAGTGATCGAGCAGGTCAACGTGAACCTCGGCACGACCGACATCGACAGCCCGACCGCATCGGCGACCGGATCGACAGTCAACTATCGCACGCGCGTTCCCGGCCAGGATTTCGGCGTGAAGCTGCTGGGCTCGGTCGGCGACTTCGAATTCTTCCGTATCTTCGGCATGGTCGACACCGGCGAGTTCACGCCGTTCGGCACGCGCGCTTTCTTCGCAGCCAGCACCGCGCGCAACGTTTCGCCCTTCAACCGGCGCGCGCAGGTCGAGAAGCAGCAGTATAACGGCCGCATCTATCAGCCGCTGGGCAGCAGCGGCGATTTCATCTCGCTCGCCGGCCACTACAATGAGAATCGCAACAACTTCCAGGGCTCGGTGCCGTTGCGCACCGACACCGCGGCAGTCACCGGCGCCCGCGTCGTGGGTCCAAACTCGAACAACCGCTTCCCGATCTCCAAGGACGAGCGCGAGTATGACGTGCCGCTCTGCACCATCAACACCGTCGCCCGCGCCGGCGTTGCCGACGTCGCAAACGGCTGCGGCTCGATCTTCGACGAGCGTTTCAACCCGTCGAACACCGGCAACATCCGCGGCGCATCGCGCTTCACGCTGGCCGAGGGCCTCGTCCTCGCGGTCGATCCGAGCTTCCAATATGTGAAGGCCAATGGCGGTGGCACCGCAGTCGGCCAGGAAGTGCGTCGCGACGTCAACGGCACCGGCGGCAATGCAAACTGCAACACGACGCCCAACGGCGCCGCAGTCAGCTGCCAGGTCGGCTATATCGGCGGCACGCCCTATTTCGGTCGTGACCTCAACGGCGACGGCGATCTGCTCGACACTGTTCGCGTCCTCGCGCCCAGCCAGACCCAGACGCACCGCATCGGCGTGATCTCGTCTGTGCGTTACGATCTCAGCCCAACGCAGAGCGTCCGCCTCGCTTACACCTACGATCGCGCTCGCCATCGCCAGACCGGCGAGACCGGCTTCCTGCAGCTCGATGGTCAGCCGTACGACGTGTTCCCGGTCAACAATGCTGTCGTTGACGTGAACGGCAACCCTCCGCAGAAGCGCGACCGTCTGTCGTTCGCGATCCTGCACAAGGGCGCGATCCAGTATAACGGCCGCTTCTTCGACGAGACGGTCCGTATCGAGGCAGGGCTGAGCATGCCCTTCTTCAAGCGTAACCTGACCAACTATTGCGCCACGTCGAGCGCAGCAGGCTTCGTCGAGTGCTTCGGCCCCGACACTGCCGGTCAGGCCGCCTATCTGGCCACCAACCCGACGCAGAATGTTCCCGGCGTGGGCGTCTTCCCAACCCAGGGACCGCAGAAGCGCGTGTTCAACTACAAGAAGCTGCTGCCGAGCATCGGCTACACCGCCGACATCAGCGATCGCTTCTCGCTGTTCGGCAATTATTCCAAGGGTATCCAGGTTCCGGGCACGGACAATCTGTACAACTCCTTCTACTTCCCGCGCAGCGCCGAGCAGGCCAATCCCGAGCCGGAGACGACCGACAATTTCGATACCGGCGTTCGCTATCGCTCGTCGGCCATCCAGGCGCAGGTCAGCATCTGGTACACCGACTATAAGAACCGGCTCGCTTCTGCCTATGACGCCGAACTGGACCGCACGATCTATCGCAACCTCGGTCGCGTGAAGAAGTCCGGCATCGACGGCAGCATCGCCTATCAGCCGATCCGTGAACTCAACGTCTATGCTTTCGGGTCGTATCTCGACTCGGAAATCCAGCAGGACGTCCAGATCGGTCGTACGTCGATTGCCAGCGCATTCGGCCCGGCCGGCACGGCAGTGTTCGCTCCGACCGCAGGCAAGCGTGAGGCCGGCGCGCCGGTCTACACCTTCGGCGGTGGCGCACAGGCGATCCTCGGCCCGGTCGAGCTCGGCTTCAACGTCAAGCGTACCGGTCCCCGCTACGTCTATGACACCAACGAGCCGGTGCGCGCGATCGTCGCGGGCACGACCTACCAGGTCTTCGGGAACAAGATCCCGGCCTACACGCTGGTCGACCTCAACGCACGTATCGGTCTCGAATGGGCCGGCCTGAACGACACGACCTTCTTCCAGCTGAACGTGCTCAACGCGTTCGACGAGTTGTGGGTCGGCGGCGTTGCCGGCAACCTCAACCAGGGCCCGACCTTCAACACGGCGGGTACGATCACCAATTATGGCTCGGCGCCGAACTCGCAGATCGGTTATCCGCGCACCTTCATCGGTTCGCTGGTAGTCGGCTTCTAA